From the Ciona intestinalis chromosome 2, KH, whole genome shotgun sequence genome, one window contains:
- the LOC100182539 gene encoding 28S ribosomal protein S26, mitochondrial-like isoform X1, with the protein MSNFIRQGLHIVNFAPKSLGKNIPSSFQLRYRKPRSMGRAETKDDKYFTKHPPTPKDLAKNLELYNNYNIIMRSIVCAFQEEMSRKGVKESDETNTRLDFWDEKSHHAKCMTYNDKINKEINEQRMQRIKEQWKQQEIEFAEAAKAKEDAKLKEQIEEIRKESENWLTMENMEELITEAIDNPINYNFSVTKKGIIHTRTPQVL; encoded by the exons atgtcaAACTTTATAAGACAAGGATTGCACATTGTAAACTTTGCACCAAAATCGCTCGGTAAAAATATCCCATCAAGTTTCCAACTACGATATAGAAAGCCACGTTCTATGGGCAGAGCTGAGACCAAagatgataaatattttacaaagcACCCTCCTACACCTAAGGACTTGGCAAAAAATCTTGAGCTGTATAACAACTACAATATAATCATGAGGTCCATCGT ttgTGCTTTCCAAGAGGAAATGTCAAGGAAAGGAGTCAAAGAAAGTGATGAAACAAATACAAGGCTTGATTTCTGGGATGAAAAAAGTCACCATGCCAAATGCATGACttataatgataaaataaacaaagaaattaatgAACAAAG AATGCAACGAATAAAAGAGCAATGGAAACAACAGGAAATCGAATTTGCGGAAGCAGCAAAAGCAAAAGAGGATGCTAAACTAAAAGAACAGATTGAAGAAATAAGAAAAGAATCCGAAAACTGGTTGACAATGGAAAATATGGAAGAATTAATAACAGAAGCAATAGACAATCctattaattataatttctcTGTTACAAAGAAGGGAATCATACATACAAGGACCCCACAAGTTTTGTGA
- the LOC100186522 gene encoding short transient receptor potential channel 4-like, whose translation MLKRNPSSASETSTETLTPDSFTLDILPGKARDSGDVTNTGNDVTDSESISSSYDVTDSADCVVETSSAMNLRRMQSFDRRSSSSSSSSLLSTYDNHDDVIDDVTQQPDENNSPQMSDTPKQDTTQYKRGNGRVNANALKEMRQNLRPIKPGIKPPRIRITSPAAEWAAKRKNKAIYNINRDLTNKIKGGWKIRQAIANLKPNQSVNSLFLETVASGAAREVRAIFSLAKIDNSIGFEPNCVNQHEKSALLLAIENNDIDMCELLLEHKVVLRDSLFHAIELNFLAGVETILKHNASIDARIVGESSYFLAGITPMILAAYNNNYEILKLLNKFGHELKESVDWWDGIHFAWESANERQMICKAKASPAYITLMYELGRIKPMEYCIDMVKHLRKNACIEHEFSDFYNELETQVETFMCNILDQVRSSEELACLFKYDFVPMSSDKESFKQVFNGDGSLARRKLECRLMLLDQTSDIRLVKFVTHHNSQLALAYMKYRYTPFLRSGHIILRSLLQVFIGLLFPLWSLVYVIAPASKIGSFITLPAVSFECHIMSDVMFIFILIGNIISKSVSTHYLGAPPTALEWLTLLWIIGKWVQEAQECFNRGWNSYFGDWWNYNDLWHLLLFSVAIVFRCVDYTMYHGDEIHANSTHVLRTEWSAYEPRIISEGLLSWAYVFIFLRLLSLTRSNRNLGPLQVSLARMIVDVVQFLCIFGLVMFAFALGLSELYWFYGTNESKVMLCGNGTSASECVQHSSPFSSIGCSLQDLFWALFGHIDIAVLSLSGKHQFTEIVGRSLVATYHVVAIIVMLNMLIAMMSKSYERTSENEEIEWKFHRTAMWIRFIRREVIRPPPMNVFPNPHRCSENFERIRNACFGGAPPKLDNEEEEEILMEEQHELVQQKLIRRYKFKCLINQY comes from the exons atgCTGAAACGTAACCCGTCATCCGCGTCGGAGACGAGCACAGAAACTTTAACACCGGATTCTTTTACCCTCGACATTTTGCCAGGAAAGGCTCGAGACAgcggtgacgtcacgaatacaggaaatgacgtcacggattCAGAATCCATATCGTCCAgctatgacgtcacggatTCGGCTGATTGCGTAGTTGAAACGTCATCAGCAATGAACCTGAGGAGAATGCAGTCGTTCG ACCGTCGATCTAGTTCCTCTTCGTCCTCTTCCTTGTTATCAACTTACGACAAccacgatgacgtcattgatgacgtcactcaGCAACCAGACGAGAACAACTCCCCTCAAATGTCGGATACACCAAAACAGGATACGACTCAATACAAACGTGGGAATGGTCGAGTGAACGCCAATGCTCTGAAAGAAATGAGACAGAATTTGCGACCGATCAAACCAG GTATAAAACCACCCCGTATTCGCATTACAAGCCCAGCTGCTGAATGGGCGGCTAAAAGGAAAAACAAAGCTATTTACAACATTAATCGGGATTTGACCAACAAAATCAAAGGCGGTTGGAAAATAAGACAAGCTATAGCTAATCTTAAACC GAACCAGAGCGTCAACTCCTTGTTTCTTGAAACTGTTGCGTCAGGGGCTGCGCGAGAAGTGAGGGCGATTTTCTCACTTGCAAAGATCGACAATTCCATCGGTTTTGAACCTAACTGTGTAAACCAACACGAGAAGTCGGCCCTGCTGCTTGCTATTGAGAATAACGATATTGACATGTGCGAATTATTGCTGGAACATAAG gTTGTGCTTCGAGATTCCTTATTCCATGCAATCGAGTTAAACTTTCTTGCTGGTGTTGAAACTATCTTAAAACACAACGCTTCGATTGATGCACGAATAGTTGGGGAAAGTTCATATTTCTTGGCGGGAATCACACCCATGATACTAGCAGCTTATAACAACAATTATGAGATCTTAAAACTTTTGAACAAGTTTGGTCACGAACTAAAG GAGTCTGTTGATTGGTGGGATGGAATCCACTTCGCTTGGGAATCAGCCAATGAGAGGCAAATGATTTGCAAAGCGAAGGCGAGCCCTGCGTATATTACTTTGATGTACGAG CTCGGTCGTATTAAACCCATGGAATATTGCATAGACATGGTCAAACACCTTCGCAAAAACGCGTGCATTGAACACGAGTTTAGTGACTTTTACAACGAACTTGAAACGCAGGTGGAAACGTTTATGTGCAACATACTTGACCAG GTACGGTCCTCAGAAGAGTTAGCTTGCTTGTTCAAATACGATTTTGTGCCAATGTCGAGTGACAAGGAATCATTTAAACAAGTATTTAATGGCGACGGTTCATTAGCGAGAAGGAAACTTGAATGCAGGCTGATGTTACTGGATCAAACCAGCGATATCCGGCTTGTGAAGTTCGTCACCCACCATAATTCACAA CTTGCCCTCGCATACATGAAGTACAGATACACCCCATTCCTCAGAAGTGGACACATCATTCTTCGATCGTTGCTTCAAGTTTTTATTGGGCTTCTTTTCCCATTGTGGTCGCTCGTGTACGTAATAGCTCCAGCATCCAAGATTGGAA GTTTCATCACTTTACCCGCTGTATCATTCGAATGTCACATAATGTCTGACGTCatgtttatctttattttgatCGGAAACATCATCAGCAAATCAGTTTCGACTCATTACTTGG GTGCTCCGCCTACAGCATTGGAATGGCTGACCCTGTTATGGATTATAGGGAAATGGGTTCAAGAGGCACAGGAGTGCTTTAATAGAGGATGGAACAGCTATTTTGGAGATTGGTGGAATTACAATGACTTGTGGCATTTATTGCTCTTCAGTGTTGCCATTGTATTTCG ATGCGTTGATTACACCATGTACCACGGTGACGAAATTCATGCGAATTCTACTCACGTTCTGCGCACCGAATGGAGTGCTTACGAACCAAGAATAATATCAGAAGGGTTGCTGTCTTGGGCTTATGTCTTTATATTTCTACGTTTACTAAGTTTAACAAGATCGAACAGAAACTTAGGCCCCCTACAAGTATCGCTGGCGCGCATGATCGTCGACGTCGTTCAATTTCTATGCATTTTCGGACTTGTGATGTTTGCCTTTGCTTTAGGCCTCAGTGAACTGTATTGGTTCTATGGGACAAATGAAAGCAAAGTTATGCTGTGTGGAAACGGGACTTCTGCCTCGGAGTGCGTGCAACATTCGTCACCGTTTTCAAGCATAGGCTGCTCCCTGCAGGATTTATTCTGGGCGCTTTTCGGGCACATCGATATCGCAGTGCTGTCTTTATCAGGGAAGCACCAGTTCACTGAAATTGTCGGGCGTTCATTGGTCGCTACATATCACGTTGTTGCTATAATCGTAATGTTAAACATGTTGATTGCGATGATGTCAAAATCATATGAGAGAACAAGCGAAAATGAGGAGATCGAATGGAAATTCCACCGAACAGCAATGTGGATTCGTTTCATTCGGAGAGAAGTGATTCGTCCCCCGCCCATGAATGTGTTTCC
- the LOC100182539 gene encoding 28S ribosomal protein S26, mitochondrial-like isoform X2 → MSNFIRQGLHIVNFAPKSLGKNIPSSFQLRYRKPRSMGRAETKDDKYFTKHPPTPKDLAKNLELYNNYNIIMRSIVCAFQEEMSRKGVKESDETNTRLDFWDEKSHHAKCMTYNDKINKEINEQRMQRIKEQWKQWEIEFAEAAKAKEDAKLKEQIEEIKKESENWLTMENMEKLITEAIDNPINYNFSVTKKGIIHTRTPQVL, encoded by the exons atgtcaAACTTTATAAGACAAGGATTGCACATTGTAAACTTTGCACCAAAATCGCTCGGTAAAAATATCCCATCAAGTTTCCAACTACGATATAGAAAGCCACGTTCTATGGGCAGAGCTGAGACCAAagatgataaatattttacaaagcACCCTCCTACACCTAAGGACTTGGCAAAAAATCTTGAGCTGTATAACAACTACAATATAATCATGAGGTCCATCGT ttgTGCTTTCCAAGAGGAAATGTCAAGGAAAGGAGTCAAAGAAAGTGATGAAACAAATACAAGGCTTGATTTCTGGGATGAAAAAAGTCACCATGCCAAATGCATGACttataatgataaaataaacaaagaaattaatgAACAAAG AATGCAACGAATAAAAGAGCAATGGAAACAATGGGAAATCGAATTTGCAGAAGCAGCAAAAGCAAAAGAGGATGCTAAACTAAAAGAACAGattgaagaaataaaaaaagaatccGAAAACTGGTTGACAATGGAAAATATGgaaaaattaataacagaAGCAATAGACAATCctattaattataatttctcTGTTACAAAGAAGGGAATCATACATACAAGGACCCCACAAGTTTTGTGA
- the LOC101242419 gene encoding glutaredoxin-like has product MGAYQGKVNENEEEAQKYIEELIQKHPVIMFTKVHCPYCYQAKWAFDSINVKYEDVVLTQRPDAGIIQDVLLKMTGARTVPRVFINQKCIGGGSETSALNKQGDLERLVKDAGN; this is encoded by the coding sequence ATGGGAGCTTACCAAGGTAAAGTAAATGAAAATGAAGAAGAAGCACAAAAGTATATCGAAGAACTGATCCAAAAGCACCCTGTGATCATGTTCACCAAAGTGCATTGCCCGTATTGTTACCAAGCTAAATGGGCGTTCGACAGCATTAACGTAAAGTATGAAGATGTGGTTTTAACTCAACGCCCAGATGCTGGCATCATACAAGATGTCTTGTTGAAAATGACCGGTGCACGAACTGTACCCCGAGTTTTTATCAACCAGAAGTGCATAGGTGGTGGTTCGGAGACTAGTGCGTTAAATAAGCAAGGCGATCTTGAACGATTGGTAAAAGACGCTGGTAATTGA
- the LOC100180195 gene encoding glutaredoxin-C8: MGSYNGKVYNTPEEAEEYVKETIKAHPVVLFTKRFSPYCYKATSAFKSINVQYEEVLLSGRSDCQIIQDVLLKMTGARTVPRVFVHENCIGGGNETSALNKEGKLKKLVDKEEDALKEEPAQENQASTEQQEEEKPAEEQTSEEKPKEEQAEDQKPAEEQKADEAEQAEAAQEDQKEQTAQE, from the coding sequence ATGGGTTCTTATAATGGTAAGGTGTACAACACTCCTGAAGAAGCAGAGGAATATGTCAAAGAAACCATCAAAGCTCATCCAGTTGTTCTGTTTACCAAGAGGTTTAGCCCATACTGCTACAAAGCAACAAGTGCATTCAAAAGCATCAACGTTCAGTATGAAGAAGTTTTGTTGTCAGGTCGGTCTGATTGTCAGATCATCCAAGATGTTCTTCTCAAGATGACAGGAGCAAGAACCGTCCCGAGAGTCTTCGTCCATGAGAATTGCATCGGAGGCGGGAACGAGACAAGCGCTCTCAATAAAGAGGGGAAGTTGAAGAAGTTGGTGGATAAAGAAGAAGATGCACTAAAAGAAGAGCCAGCGCAGGAGAACCAAGCATCCACGGAGCAACAGGAAGAAGAAAAACCAGCGGAGGAGCAGACTTCAGAGGAGAAACCAAAAGAAGAGCAAGCTGAGGACCAAAAGCCTGCAGAAGAGCAAAAAGCTGATGAAGCTGAACAAGCTGAAGCAGCACAAGAAGAtcaaaaagaacaaacagcACAAGAATAG